The following coding sequences are from one Aliarcobacter skirrowii CCUG 10374 window:
- a CDS encoding class I SAM-dependent DNA methyltransferase, which translates to MGLDLYSKIEPYLDFEEEIYHLHKDFLKFIMVNDLDNIIDIGCGQGYFLNNLEANKKNYLGVDLSSKQIRVCQEKGLNAKKIDIKDIKEKFDCATAIFDVLNYIPKNELEDFIINTKNILNKDGYFIFDVNTYFGFDEIAQGSINIDIKDKFIAIDAFFENSKLQTNITLFEKQGNNLFSKEQDSITQEYHSKEFLKELLEESGFTIVDIKEFFLHSDEKADKLIFICKK; encoded by the coding sequence ATGGGTTTAGATCTATACTCAAAAATTGAGCCATATTTAGATTTTGAAGAGGAGATTTACCATCTTCACAAAGATTTTTTAAAATTTATAATGGTAAATGATCTTGATAATATTATTGATATAGGTTGTGGTCAAGGCTATTTTTTAAATAATTTAGAAGCAAATAAGAAGAACTATTTAGGAGTTGATTTAAGTAGCAAGCAGATAAGAGTTTGCCAAGAAAAAGGTTTAAATGCAAAGAAAATTGATATAAAAGATATAAAAGAGAAGTTTGATTGTGCAACTGCAATTTTTGATGTTTTAAACTATATTCCTAAAAATGAGCTTGAAGATTTTATTATAAATACAAAAAATATTTTAAATAAAGATGGTTATTTTATTTTTGATGTAAATACATATTTTGGTTTTGATGAGATTGCACAAGGGTCAATAAATATAGATATTAAAGATAAATTTATAGCAATTGATGCTTTTTTTGAAAATAGTAAACTTCAAACAAATATAACACTTTTTGAAAAACAAGGTAACAACCTTTTCTCAAAAGAGCAAGATAGTATCACTCAAGAGTATCACTCAAAAGAGTTTTTAAAAGAGCTTTTAGAAGAATCTGGTTTTACTATAGTTGATATTAAAGAGTTTTTCTTACATTCAGATGAAAAAGCAGATAAACTAATATTTATTTGTAAAAAATAG
- a CDS encoding methyl-accepting chemotaxis protein, translated as MQINSLKIKLLAIIILPFSIGVFILSGINFEGTHKTLDTTLERFEKSITREKESLIKHQFEVVQSLINTIIKKEKDVEIAKEKVIELLTGIRYLDDKSGYFFAYEKRGEDYYFAFHPANPKLNNQKTNIKAPDIKGYAFREDLIKYAKDAKYVYYHYENPATKEIVLKMASSIYIPEFNWVLVTGIYADDIKREINLVQDRVIKDLDKLFWIAIFVTIVLNIVLIIIIIPSINKIILKPLNIFQNTLETFFKYLNGDSKTVNRIKNYSKDEIGQMSKTLDENIEIARKEIEDNNIFINNSIEILGKFQKGDLSQRLNVEVEEQNLIKLKSVINQMAQELEQNIVNILKVIDEYSRYNYMNKVDTSKISNHILKLANGVNTLGSSITKMLIENKNNGETLSQSSNTLLENVEKLNESSTTTAANLEETAASLEEMTSNLRSSTQNVEKMSNIAMSVTSKATSGENLAKQTAQAMEEINKEVTSINEAITVIDNIAFQTNILSLNAAVEAATAGEAGKGFAVVAQEVRNLASRSAEAAKEIKELVESATKKANSGKTVANEMIDGYLELNSDIQETINLIKDFENASKEQLLGIEQINSAVSQLDQKTQENANVTSATKDIAISTNNIAKLIIDDVNEKRF; from the coding sequence ATGCAGATAAATTCATTAAAAATAAAGCTTCTAGCAATAATAATTTTACCTTTTTCTATAGGTGTTTTTATTCTTTCTGGTATAAATTTTGAGGGAACTCATAAAACATTGGATACAACTTTAGAAAGATTCGAAAAAAGTATCACAAGAGAAAAAGAGTCTTTAATAAAACATCAATTTGAAGTTGTACAATCTTTAATAAATACAATTATTAAAAAAGAGAAAGATGTAGAAATAGCAAAAGAGAAAGTTATTGAACTTTTAACTGGGATTAGATACTTAGATGATAAAAGTGGTTACTTTTTTGCTTATGAAAAAAGAGGTGAAGATTACTATTTTGCATTTCATCCAGCAAATCCAAAATTAAATAATCAAAAAACAAATATTAAAGCTCCTGATATAAAAGGTTATGCTTTTAGAGAAGATTTAATTAAATATGCAAAAGATGCAAAATATGTATATTATCACTATGAAAACCCTGCAACAAAAGAGATTGTTTTAAAAATGGCCTCTTCTATCTATATTCCAGAGTTTAATTGGGTTTTAGTAACAGGAATATATGCAGATGATATAAAAAGAGAGATTAATCTTGTTCAAGATAGGGTTATAAAAGATTTAGACAAACTATTTTGGATAGCAATTTTTGTAACAATAGTTTTAAATATTGTTTTGATTATAATAATAATACCTTCAATAAACAAAATTATTTTAAAACCACTAAATATTTTTCAAAATACACTTGAAACTTTTTTCAAATATTTAAATGGTGATAGTAAAACAGTAAATAGAATAAAAAACTACTCAAAAGATGAGATTGGTCAAATGTCTAAAACTCTTGATGAAAACATAGAGATAGCTAGAAAAGAGATTGAAGATAATAATATTTTTATAAATAATAGTATAGAAATTTTAGGAAAGTTTCAAAAAGGAGATTTATCTCAAAGATTAAATGTAGAGGTTGAAGAACAAAACTTAATAAAACTAAAATCTGTTATTAATCAAATGGCCCAAGAGCTTGAACAAAATATTGTAAATATTTTAAAAGTTATTGATGAGTATAGTAGATATAACTATATGAATAAAGTTGATACTTCAAAAATATCTAATCATATTTTGAAACTTGCAAATGGTGTAAATACTTTAGGTTCATCTATTACAAAAATGTTAATAGAGAATAAAAACAATGGAGAAACACTATCACAAAGTTCAAATACTCTTTTGGAGAATGTTGAAAAACTAAATGAAAGCTCTACAACAACAGCTGCAAATCTTGAAGAAACGGCTGCTTCACTTGAAGAGATGACTTCAAATTTAAGAAGTAGTACACAAAATGTTGAAAAGATGTCAAATATAGCTATGAGTGTTACATCAAAAGCAACTTCTGGTGAGAATTTAGCAAAACAGACAGCACAGGCAATGGAAGAGATTAATAAAGAAGTAACTTCTATAAATGAAGCTATTACAGTTATTGACAATATTGCATTTCAAACAAATATTTTAAGTCTAAATGCAGCTGTTGAAGCAGCAACTGCTGGGGAAGCTGGAAAAGGGTTTGCAGTTGTTGCTCAAGAAGTTCGAAATCTTGCAAGTAGAAGTGCAGAAGCTGCAAAAGAGATAAAAGAGTTAGTTGAATCAGCTACAAAAAAAGCAAATAGTGGTAAAACTGTTGCAAATGAGATGATAGATGGTTATTTAGAGTTAAATAGTGATATTCAAGAGACTATAAATTTAATAAAAGATTTTGAAAATGCAAGTAAAGAGCAACTATTAGGAATTGAGCAGATAAATAGTGCAGTATCTCAGCTTGATCAAAAAACTCAAGAGAATGCAAATGTTACAAGTGCTACAAAAGATATAGCAATTTCAACAAATAATATAGCAAAACTTATTATTGATGATGTAAATGAGAAGAGATTTTAG
- a CDS encoding OmpA family protein has protein sequence MYKNSSEKEDNFWVSYADLMAGLLFVFILLIALIVVKYIYTQNTLENSEDKNSELVLKLKTTQDLYSKSLEKIFQLENNLNIVLNELDTSSLIQLELDEEIQKVKEEKENLENILQDIVKLFIEIDEKQQKSLDEIIIKEQEILKLQNDFQIVKNKLNSLSGIKFELISKISQKLTNSIQIDKKSGAIKFSSNILFDKNSFTLKELSKKELKDVLKNYFDLLLKDEEINRYIENIIIEGYTDSDGSYLTNLFLSQRRALSVMQFLYEEKIVEAELLNSFVSSSGKSSSNLIYDENGVEDKDASRRIEIKFTIKNEAAIKELQNYLKRDLDENENKQ, from the coding sequence ATGTATAAAAATAGTAGTGAAAAAGAGGATAATTTTTGGGTTTCATATGCTGATTTAATGGCTGGATTACTATTTGTTTTTATTCTTTTAATTGCTTTAATTGTTGTTAAATATATTTATACTCAAAATACGCTTGAAAATAGTGAAGATAAAAATAGTGAACTTGTTTTAAAACTTAAAACTACGCAAGATCTATATAGTAAAAGTTTAGAAAAGATATTTCAACTTGAAAATAACTTAAATATTGTTCTAAATGAACTTGATACTTCAAGTTTAATTCAGTTAGAACTTGATGAAGAGATTCAAAAAGTAAAAGAGGAAAAAGAGAATCTTGAAAATATTTTACAAGATATTGTTAAATTATTTATTGAAATTGATGAGAAACAGCAAAAAAGTTTAGATGAGATTATTATAAAAGAGCAAGAGATTTTAAAACTTCAAAATGATTTTCAAATAGTAAAAAATAAATTAAACTCTCTAAGCGGAATAAAGTTTGAACTCATCTCAAAAATTAGCCAAAAACTAACGAATTCAATACAAATTGATAAAAAAAGTGGAGCTATAAAATTCTCATCAAATATACTATTTGATAAAAACTCTTTTACACTAAAAGAGCTCTCTAAAAAAGAGTTGAAAGATGTTTTAAAAAATTACTTTGATTTACTATTAAAGGATGAAGAGATTAATAGATATATTGAAAATATAATCATTGAAGGTTATACAGATAGTGATGGAAGCTATCTTACAAATCTATTTTTGTCTCAAAGAAGAGCTTTGAGTGTTATGCAGTTTTTATATGAAGAGAAGATTGTGGAGGCTGAGCTTTTAAATAGTTTTGTAAGCTCAAGTGGAAAATCATCTTCAAATTTGATTTATGATGAAAATGGTGTTGAAGATAAAGATGCTTCAAGAAGAATAGAGATTAAATTTACAATAAAAAATGAAGCTGCCATTAAAGAGCTTCAAAACTATTTAAAAAGAGATTTAGATGAAAATGAAAATAAGCAATAG